From Candidatus Neomarinimicrobiota bacterium, one genomic window encodes:
- a CDS encoding DNA-3-methyladenine glycosylase I — MIRCPWPNTNPTMVKYHDEEWGVPLFDDLKLFEFIVLDGFQAGLSWAIILNKRETMRSAFDEFNPEIIAEYSKSKIKFLLQDSGIIRNKLKVRATVTNARSFLEIQNHHRSFSDYIWQFTDHKTIINEWANESQIPTSTDESDAMSNQLKKDGFKFVGTTICYAFMQAAGMVNDHLTSCFRFKQISNSIQHP, encoded by the coding sequence ATGATTCGCTGTCCTTGGCCAAACACAAATCCTACCATGGTGAAATATCATGATGAAGAATGGGGCGTGCCACTATTTGACGATCTAAAACTCTTTGAATTTATAGTATTAGATGGATTTCAGGCTGGGCTAAGCTGGGCGATTATCTTAAATAAAAGAGAAACAATGCGATCTGCATTTGATGAATTTAATCCGGAAATAATCGCCGAATATTCTAAATCAAAAATTAAATTTCTTCTTCAGGATTCAGGTATTATCCGCAATAAATTAAAGGTTCGAGCAACTGTAACTAACGCAAGGAGTTTTCTTGAAATACAAAATCATCATAGATCATTTTCAGATTATATCTGGCAGTTTACTGATCATAAAACAATTATTAATGAATGGGCAAATGAAAGCCAGATACCAACCTCAACAGACGAATCTGATGCTATGAGCAACCAATTGAAGAAAGACGGATTTAAGTTTGTAGGAACAACTATTTGCTACGCCTTCATGCAGGCAGCGGGGATGGTGAATGATCATCTTACATCCTGCTTTAGGTTCAAACAGATTTCGAATTCAATTCAACACCCATAA
- a CDS encoding amidohydrolase family protein → MNYKINFVLINFLFAATNLSGSDQIPAPVQDHPILLKGGIIHTVAGEILSNYDLLFEDGIIQKIEKNIVPAPNMEVIRVGGKRIYPGFIAGISTIGMMEVSAVRASVDHSETGNLNPNVRANVAYNPDSELIPVSRSNGVLVANVSPQSGLISGQSSLMMLDGWTWENATLNHPTALHITWPSMKIHTGKDAKRKEEQIDERQKKLMNLDNLFKDARAYAKIHRNPSKQATQKQYHDLKYESMIPFVLGEKPLFIQANDIRQIEAAVHWADAQNLKAVIVGGKDAWRTTDLLKLKNVPVILGSILSLPSRRFEDYDQPYKNPLLLYKSGVEFCIGGGGRFGASFQRNLPYHAAMAVAFGLPMKEALKSITLNVAKILGVGDQLGSIEIGKDATLFISDGDPLDIRTNIIQCFIQGKKIDMSDRHKMLYEKYQKKYQQLNLLD, encoded by the coding sequence ATGAATTATAAGATTAATTTTGTTCTAATTAATTTTCTATTTGCAGCAACAAATCTGTCAGGATCTGATCAAATTCCTGCTCCGGTTCAAGATCATCCCATTTTATTAAAGGGCGGGATTATTCATACTGTAGCCGGTGAGATCCTTTCTAACTATGATCTTCTGTTTGAGGATGGGATAATTCAAAAAATTGAAAAGAATATTGTTCCCGCACCTAATATGGAAGTTATTCGAGTTGGTGGGAAACGAATTTACCCGGGATTTATTGCCGGCATTAGTACTATCGGAATGATGGAAGTTTCTGCAGTTAGAGCTTCGGTAGACCATTCAGAAACGGGGAATCTTAATCCCAACGTTCGCGCAAATGTAGCTTATAACCCGGATTCCGAATTGATTCCTGTTTCGCGTTCCAATGGTGTACTTGTGGCAAATGTTTCACCGCAATCAGGATTGATTTCAGGACAATCATCACTTATGATGCTGGATGGATGGACTTGGGAAAATGCAACGCTAAATCATCCTACAGCTCTTCACATTACTTGGCCATCAATGAAGATTCATACTGGGAAAGACGCCAAACGTAAGGAAGAACAAATCGATGAGCGGCAAAAAAAACTAATGAATCTAGATAATCTATTCAAAGATGCGCGAGCATATGCAAAAATCCACAGGAACCCAAGCAAGCAAGCGACTCAAAAACAATATCATGATCTCAAGTATGAAAGCATGATTCCTTTTGTTTTAGGTGAAAAACCCCTTTTTATACAGGCAAATGATATAAGGCAAATTGAAGCGGCAGTACATTGGGCAGACGCACAAAATCTTAAAGCTGTCATTGTGGGCGGGAAAGATGCTTGGAGAACAACAGATCTTTTAAAACTTAAAAATGTACCGGTAATCCTTGGAAGTATTTTATCGCTTCCGTCCCGGAGGTTTGAAGATTATGATCAACCATACAAAAATCCTTTGCTTCTATATAAATCCGGAGTCGAATTTTGCATTGGTGGTGGCGGTCGATTTGGTGCATCATTTCAGCGTAACCTTCCATATCATGCTGCTATGGCAGTTGCTTTTGGTCTTCCCATGAAAGAAGCACTCAAATCTATCACACTAAATGTCGCTAAAATATTGGGCGTTGGTGATCAGCTTGGATCCATTGAAATTGGAAAGGATGCAACATTATTTATTTCTGATGGGGACCCATTGGATATTAGAACTAACATTATCCAATGTTTCATTCAAGGAAAGAAAATTGATATGTCGGATCGGCATAAAATGCTCTATGAGAAATATCAAAAAAAATATCAGCAATTAAACCTCTTGGATTAA